From a single Osmerus mordax isolate fOsmMor3 chromosome 6, fOsmMor3.pri, whole genome shotgun sequence genomic region:
- the si:ch1073-228j22.2 gene encoding SPRY domain-containing SOCS box protein 2, which translates to MGLTLSHWLYGSSSGKPSSSSSSSSSSSSFLPMATPPSSRLLLMLHSALADTKDRRSCWSPAHCSPHFRRSGCGQEVTRAPAQQSSDGVRGERGERRGLHLWEVLWSPKHRGSHAVVGISTSCCPLQASGYTALVGGDSESWGWELTSNQLWHQGQVLGVYPRGRRQEGCCPKGPWLVEPRSHTHPCGKTGLEDQGPAPALTIPERVLLVLDADAGTLGYIVDGCFLGVAFCGLPKGAELFPAVSSVRGGAVIRLRYLNGANRDAPNLMALCGLSIRQSMGNQRGDQTARLPLPPPLQHYLLPSL; encoded by the exons ATGGGTCTCACATTATCTCACTGGCTGTATGGCTCTTCTTCTGGaaagccttcctcctcctcctcctcttcttcctcttcctcctcctttctcccaaTGGCCACACCTCCCTCGTCCCGCCTGTTACTCATGCTGCACTCCGCCCTTGCAGACACAAAAGACCGACGGTCTTGTTGGAGTCCCGCCCACTGCTCCCCTCACTTCCGGCGGTCAGGatgtggacaggaagtgacacgtgcACCTGCCCAGCAGAGTAGtgatggggtgaggggggagaggggggagaggagagggctccaCCTGTGGGAGGTGCTTTGGAGTCCCAAGCACAGAGGAAGTCACGCGGTGGTTGGAATCTCTACTTCCTGTTGTCCTCTGCAGGCCTCGGGCTACACTGCTCTGGTTGGGGGAGACTCTGAGTCCTGGGGCTGGGAACTAACATCCAACCAGCTGTGGCACCAGGGGCAGGTTCTGGGGGTGTACCCGAGAGGAAGGCGGCAGGAGGGATGTTGTCCGAAGGGCCCGTGGCTTGTGGAGCCTCggtctcacacacatccatgtggAAAGACTGGTCTGGAAGATCAAGGTCCTGCACCTGCTCTCACCATCCCTGAACGCGTGCTGCTGGTGTTGGATGCTGACGCAGGAACTCTGGGATACATCGTGGATGGGTGCTTCCTGGGTGTGGCTTTCTGTGGTCTCCCGAAGGGGGCAGAGCTGTTCCCAGCCGTGAGCAGCGTGAGAGGCGGAGCTGTTATACGACTGCGCTACCTCAATGGAGCTAATC gtGATGCCCCTAATCTCATGGCCCTGTGTGGTTTGTCCATCCGTCAGTCGATGGGGAACCAGAGAGGGGATCAGACTGCCAgactgcctcttcctcctcctctccaacactacctcctccccagcctgtgA
- the fam171a1 gene encoding protein FAM171A1, producing the protein MRLDLTRRTAAIVLCLLGCNIWRAATKTLQEDNGIKEVTLKVHLSDASTHQPLGGATVELFTNHTPVTMETSAADGNAYLRFPYRLGTPLVVTATKQGYVPNSAPWRPIRLPVFSTLSLDLLPERTATLMVYDDVVQIVSGFQVSRAQPWVQFQRRALSLPPNTSYTNLSALLTVASAPAHMQHFPYLQGLGGNGSGSERRFELTPVAAISVHLLASDGVELLVNEPISISVPLPANSGLKENDHIPAWRFDPRLGAWLKSSLGYVQREGDHLILTYIAPQLGYWVAAMSPLHTGPMVAKDISTYHTVFLLAILGGMVLILLCLLCLLLYYCRRRCLKPRLSRRKLTLSAALDGSKRDQATSMSHLNLISSEVQLEMVSTATEPDMTTPMLKPSSYDQHHQELVSHGNHSRSSLVNHSRHGSSLGNLTPRSRDYRQSVETFPLKSALSTGTDRGYRQSYTSVCSSTNQVLDRLSLTNHVSQISSGGEATSPSSPPLSPSRAEAMESRPPDYHLSRSVDHLERALPLSLPRPGQLLCCGSVDLLSGGEGYPRRVRPTLVIPAHYMRLPGEHPLCGQALLLQMEQQSDLETIQAELNATHPQQPSGHSPDDCSPGSANQGEGDGRNLSESLSIPTTLGESGLVEINDEDTLLAEKTLMELRGGKPLPHPRAWFVSLDGRSNAHIRHSYIDLQRAGCHGNSTGGGGRRSGKHGNSNDTSLDSGVDLNEPRVGRRWKEDRKKDRAKSTPPAVYTQLVYVDDLEGPASEREATPNNSPGDGQLPDTQHHQEKMEEREEKGGEVEEGGIIQIQEEAPSPSSSSPCSPPALPPPEGVAFRTEHAQTALLSVSPDDDPTNDDGEEEKKSPWQKREERPLLAFNLK; encoded by the exons ATGCGGCTTGATTTGACTCGCAGGACCGCTGCGATTGTTCTCTGCCTTTTGGGATGCAATATCTGGAGAGCGGCaactaaaaccctacaagaaGATAATGGCATTAAAG AGGTGACTCTGAAGGTCCACCTGAGTGATGCCAGCACCCACCAGCCCCTGGGCGGTGCCACCGTTGAGCTCTTTACCAACCACACGCCTGTAACCATGGAGACATCCGCTGCTGACGGCAATGCCTACCTCCGCTTCCCCTACCGTCTCGGAACGCCACTGGTCGTCACAGCAACCAAACAGGGCTACGTGCCAAACTCTGCCCCCTGGAGACCCATCAgactgcctg TGTTCTCCACTCTCAGTCTGGACTTGCTGCcagagagaactgccactctgaTGGTGTACGATGATGTGGTTCAGATCGTCTCTGGGTTCCAAG tttCGAGGGCTCAACCCTGGGTCCAGTTCCAGCGTCGGGCCCTGAGCCTGCCTCCCAACACGTCCTACACCAACCTCAGCGCCCTGCTCACCGTGGCGAGCGCCCCTGCTCACATGCAGCACTTCCCCTACCTGCAGGGCCTGGGGGGCAACGGCTCAG GATCCGAGCGCAGATTTGAGCTGACTCCGGTGGCAGCCATCTCTGTCCACTTATTAGCAAGCGATGGTGTGGAGCTGCTGGTAAACGAGCCAATCAgcatctctgtccctctgccagCCAATAGCGGTTTGAAGGAAAACGATCACATACCTGCCTGGAGGTTCGACCCCCGCTTGG gggcCTGGTTGAAGAGCAGCCTGGGCTatgtgcagagagagggggatcatCTGATCCTGACCTACATCGCTCCCCAGCTGGGCTACTGGGTGGCAGCCATGTCCCCTCTACACACAG gtccCATGGTGGCTAAGGACATCAGTACGTACCACACGGTGTTCCTGCTGGCGATCCTGGGAGGCATGGTCCTCATTCTGCTCTGCCTGCTTTGCCTGCTTCTCTATTACTGCAG GCGGCGCTGCTTAAAGCCTCGCCTGTCCCGACGCAAGCTCACCCTGTCTGCTGCTCTGGACGGCAGCAAGAGAGACCAGGCCACCTCCATGTCTCACCTCAACCTCATCAGCAGCGAG GTGCAGCTGGAGATGGTTTCCACAGCAACAGAACCTGACATGACCACACCCATGCTCAAACCCTCCTCTTATGATCAGCATCACCAGGAGCTGGTCTCTCATGGCAACCACAGCCGCTCATCACTTGTTAACCACAGCCGACACGGCTCGTCTCTAGGCAACCTGACCCCCCGTAGCCGTGACTACCGGCAGTCTGTGGAGACGTTCCCGCTGAAGTCTGCCCTTTCGACCGGAACGGACCGAGGCTACCGCCAATCATACACCTCCGTCTGCTCCTCTACCAATCAGGTTCTGGATAGACTGTCCTTAACCAATCACGTGAGCCAGATCAGCAGTGGGGGAGaggccacctccccctcctccccccctctctcccccagccgaGCCGAGGCAATGGAGAGCCGGCCCCCTGACTACCACCTGTCCCGCTCTGTGGACCACCTGGAGCgcgccctgcccctctccctcccccggccgGGACAGCTGCTGTGCTGTGGCTCCGTGGACCTGCTCAGCGGGGGGGAGGGCTACCCCAGAAGAGTGCGGCCCACGCTGGTGATCCCAGCTCACTACATGCGTCTGCCGGGAGAGCATCCCCTGTGTGGGCAGGCCCTGCTCCTGCAGATGGAGCAGCAGAGCGACCTGGAGACCATCCAGGCAGAGCTCAACGCCACGCACCCCCAGCAGCCCTCGGGCCACTCCCCTGACGACTGCTCACCTGGCTCGGCCAATCAGGGGGAAGGGGACGGACGTAACCTATCGGAATCTCTGTCTATCCCCACGACGCTCGGAGAATCTGGTCTGGTTGAAATCAACGACGAGGACACTTTATTGGCTGAGAAGACCCTGATGGAACTCCGGGGAGGGAAGCCCCTCCCACACCCACGGGCCTGGTTCGTCTCATTGGACGGACGTTCCAACGCCCACATCCGCCACTCCTACATTGACCTGCAGCGTGCCGGGTGCCATGGCAACAGTACGGGAGGGGGCGGCAGGCGCAGTGGTAAGCATGGCAACAGCAACGACACCAGCCTGGACTCTGGGGTGGACCTGAATGAGCCCAGGGTGGGACGCAGGtggaaggaggacaggaagaaggaCAGGGCGAAGAGCACTCCTCCAGCCGTCTACACCCAGCTGGTGTACGTGGACGACCTGGAGGGCCCagcgagcgagcgggaggcAACACCTAACAACAGCCCTGGAGACGGCCAActgccagacacacagcaccatcaggagaagatggaggaaagagaggagaaggggggagaggtagaggagggaggaatcaTCCAAATACAGGAAGAAGCCCCTtcgccttcctcatcctccccctgctccccccctgccctgccaccGCCAGAGGGGGTGGCCTTCAGGACTGAGCATGCCCAGACTGctctgctgtctgtctcacctgatGACGACCCAACCAATGACGAtggcgaggaggagaagaagagcccctggcagaagagagaggaacgCCCCCTGCTGGCCTTCAACCTCAAATGA
- the nmt2 gene encoding glycylpeptide N-tetradecanoyltransferase 2, whose product MAEDSESAASQQSLELDDQDTCGIDGDNEEENEHMQGSPGGDLGAKKKKKKQKRKKEKPSSGGAKSDSASDSQEMKNPGLPMQKLQDIQRAMELLSCQGPAKSIDEASKHKYQFWDTQPVPKLNEVVTSHGPIEADKEHMRQEPYSLPQGFMWDTLDLSSADVLKELYTLLNENYVEDDDNMFRFDYSPNFLKWALRPPGWLPQWHCGVRVSSNKKLVGFISAAPADIHIYDMLKRMVEINFLCVHKKLRSKRVAPVLIREITRRVNLEGIFQAVYTAGVVLPKPVSTCRYWHRSLNPRKLVEVKFSHLSRNMTLQRTMKLYRLPDSTKTPGLRPMERRDVSQLTELLQKHLRRFQLAPSMGEEEVAHWFLPQDNIIDTFVVEGAGGVLTDFTSFYTLPSTVMHHPLHRSLKAAYSFYTVHTRTPLLELMNDALILAKLKGFDVFNALDLMENKVFLEKLKFGIGDGNLQYYLYNWRCPPMDPEKVGLVLQ is encoded by the exons ATGGCGGAGGACAGCGAATCTGCAGCCAGCCAGCAGAGCTTGGAGCTGGATGACCAGGACACCTGCGGTATCGACGGGGACAACGAAGAGGAGAATGAACACATGCAAGG gagtCCAGGAGGAGATTTGGGAgctaaaaagaaaaagaagaaacagaagaggaagaaagagaagccAAGTTCAGGAGGAGCAAAGTCTGACTCTGCCTCCGactctcaggagatgaag AACCCCGGTCTCCCCATGCAGAAGCTCCAAGACATTCAGAGGGCCATGGAGCTGCTGTCATGCCAGGGTCCAGCCAAGAGCATCGACGAGGCATCCAAACACAAGTACCAGTTTTGGGACACACAGCCTGTACCCAAACTCA ATGAGGTGGTGACCAGCCATGGGCCCATTGAAGCAGACAAGGAGCACATGAGGCAGGAGCCGTACTCCCTCCCACAGGGCTTCATGTGGGACACTCTGGACCTCAGCAGTGcagatgtg ctgaagGAGTTGTACACGCTGTTGAATGAAAACTACGTGGAGGACGATGACAACATGTTCAGATTTGACTACTCGCCCAACTTCCTCAAATG gGCGCTGCGTCCCCCTGGCTGGCTACCTCAGTGGCACTGTGGAGTGAGAGTGTCCTCTAACAAGAAGCTGGTGGGCTTCATCAGTGCTGCTCCTGCTGACATCCACATCTATGACAT GTTAAAGAGGATGGTAGAGATCAACTTCCTGTGCGTCCACAAGAAGCTGCGTTCGAAGCGCGTGGCTCCAGTCCTGATCAGAGAGATCACACGGAGGGTGAACCTGGAGGGGATCTTCCAGGCGGTCTACACAGCAGGAGTGGTCCTGCCCAAGCCCGTGTCCACATGCAG gtACTGGCATCGGTCTCTGAACCCCAGGAAGCTAGTGGAGGTCAAGTTCTCCCACCTGAGCAGAAACATGACCCTACAGCGAACCATGAAACTCTACAGACTACCAGAT AGCACAAAGACCCCAGGGCTCCGTCCGATGGAGAGGCGGGATGTCAGCCAGCTCACAGAGCTGCTTCAGAAACACCTGAGGCGTTTCCAGCTGGCGCCCTctatgggagaggaggaagtggctCACTGGTTCCTGCCTCAGGACAACATCATAGACACGTTTGTGGTGGAG GGTGCTGGTGGTGTGTTGACTGACTTCACCAGCTTCTACACCCTGCCCTCCACGGTGATGCACCACCCGCTCCACAGGAGCCTGAAGGCTGCGTACTCCTTCTACACtgtccacacacgcactcctctGCTGGAGCTGATGAACGACGCACTGATACTGGCCAAACTG AAAGGCTTTGATGTGTTCAACGCTCTGGACCTGATGGAGAACAAGGTtttcctggagaagctcaagTTTGGCATCGGAGACGGGAACCTGCAGTATTACCTCTACAACTGGAGATGCCCTCCCATGGACCCTGAGAAG GTCGGCCTGGTACTACAGTAA
- the rpp38 gene encoding ribonuclease P protein subunit p38, with product MATPGKISKKGRKKLLQAKTSLSIPYSLSWSPLPQNSMHYILNTLTDKLKAVGLEKREAKGPRRWKKGDEASQPRTEETGPPEKSSCGWTDKAARRQLAVGINEVTKALERNELRLVLVCKSAQPAHMTSHLVALSSTRQVPACQVPRLSDSVARPLGLKSILALGFRRGNELEDELFSDTVDAIIPRVPPHNVAWLPDTLPSDATEWPIEKGDTGKGVKRKVEDESREVGAGPEGQDRGEVKGLEHKPEDGTPEQIESAALVLQPLKVKKIVPNPSKIRKQKRKRLV from the coding sequence ATGGCCACTCCAGGAAAAATTTCGAAAAAGGGGCGCAAAAAGCTACTTCAGGCAAAGACCTCCCTCAGCATCCCCTACAGCCTATCATGGAGCCCCCTTCCTCAGAACAGCATGCACTACATCCTGAACACACTGACGGACAAACTGAAAGCTGTGGGCCTGGAGAAGAGGGAAGCCAAGGGGCCCCGCCGGTGGAAGAAGGGAGACGAGGCATCTCAGCCACGGACTGAGGAGACGGGTCCTCCAGAGAAGTCCAGCTGTGGTTGGACAGACAAGGCAGCCAGAAGGCAGCTGGCCGTGGGCATCAATGAAGTTACCAAGGCCCTGGAGAGGAATGAACTCCGGCTGGTGCTTGTGTGCAAATCGGCACAGCCAGCTCACATGACCAGCCACCTGGTGGCGCTGAGCAGCACCAGACAGGTGCCGGCCTGCCAGGTTCCCCGGCTGAGCGACAGTGTTGCCCGGCCGCTGGGGTTGAAGAGCATTCTGGCGCTGGGGTTCAGGCGTGGGAACGAGCTTGAGGATGAACTGTTTTCTGATACAGTTGACGCCATTATACCCAGAGTTCCCCCACACAATGTTGCCTGGTTACCAGATACGTTGCCGAGTGACGCAACTGAATGGCCGATAGAGAAGGGGGACACAGGGAAGGGGGTGAAACGGAAGGTTGAGGATGAGAGCAGGGAGGTGGGTGCAGGTCcggaggggcaggacaggggtgagGTGAAAGGGCTGGAACACAAGCCTGAGGATGGGACTCCAGAGCAGATAGAATCTGCAGCCTTGGTTCTACAGCCTCTCAAAGTTAAAAAGATTGTTCCCAATCCATCCAAAATAAGAAAACAAAAGCGAAAGAGACTTGTATAA
- the acbd7 gene encoding acyl-CoA-binding domain-containing protein 7 isoform X2 codes for MSLQAEFEKLAEQVKKVKTRPTDQELLDMYGLYKQIIVGDINIDKPGMLDMKGKAKWEAWNSRQGTSKEDALSAYVALAKEIISKYGL; via the exons ATGTCACTTCAG GCTGAGTTTGAGAAGCTAGCAGAACAGGTGAAGAAGGTCAAGACCAGACCGACTGACCAAGAGCTGCTGGATATGTACGGCTTGTACAAGCAGATCATCGTTGGAGACATCAACATTG ACAAACCAGGCATGCTGGACATGAAAGGAAAGGCCAAATGGGAGGCATGGAATTCAAGACAAG GGACGTCCAAGGAGGACGCCTTGTCAGCATACGTTGCACTTGCTAAAGAGATTATCAGCAAATATGGGCTGTGA
- the acbd7 gene encoding acyl-CoA-binding domain-containing protein 7 isoform X1, whose protein sequence is MVSLQAEFEKLAEQVKKVKTRPTDQELLDMYGLYKQIIVGDINIDKPGMLDMKGKAKWEAWNSRQGTSKEDALSAYVALAKEIISKYGL, encoded by the exons ATGGTCTCTCTGCAGGCTGAGTTTGAGAAGCTAGCAGAACAGGTGAAGAAGGTCAAGACCAGACCGACTGACCAAGAGCTGCTGGATATGTACGGCTTGTACAAGCAGATCATCGTTGGAGACATCAACATTG ACAAACCAGGCATGCTGGACATGAAAGGAAAGGCCAAATGGGAGGCATGGAATTCAAGACAAG GGACGTCCAAGGAGGACGCCTTGTCAGCATACGTTGCACTTGCTAAAGAGATTATCAGCAAATATGGGCTGTGA
- the LOC136944057 gene encoding zinc finger protein 37-like, whose amino-acid sequence MAENVQPKCPVPPILSTAYTAQQSKKRKTVMERATNTKRLNNERSKTRVNIGIAFQRWRELRELEGLKSDAMVAVFLLDRYSASRQSKRVLSPQQDHNTEGKLCNEASLLTEGVLDSEKDMCPPAELEIPVGLDSSEESQGSREDGDEEEEEEVETAVENRNEIDEEDTGTEKDECDMNENDDEWEMDEEEDCDMDEEDDEWEMDEEGDTESECEVNVVKKVRKRVRDNDNPDQPLRKSYVRHKRPETLCTNCGILYTTMKHTCLPNEKFRCSSCGCVFKSEMNLSIHRKKCKRSIHPCTFCFKPFKTREEKHNHETSHSEIQPYQCTECPQTFSDRLTRNRHLREHPKNIKCETCHKEFRGQYKLARHELSHSKDKPYKCQVCDRLFAQASQLKSHTRVHTGEKPFQCRLCPKTFNHNVSLKNHIRRYHQEESRDDPSPALKERRESNKYHSLDNQLEDRTEQERDGGLDMKVSRSLTHKELTFWADLDVPQGGSDGEGGERGEGHKQKRTRQRCLSTRHEELKEDSEEMVNDDSDFDPDEESVPSKQTRKGRGRGKLR is encoded by the exons ATGGCAGAGAATGTGCAGCCAAAATGTCCAGTTCCACCGATACTTTCAACAGCTTACACTGCTCAACAAAGCAAGAAAAGAAAGACAGTCATGGAAAGGGCTACGAACACAAAGAGGTTGAATAATGAGAGAAGTAAAACCAGAGTTAACATAGGTATAGCTTTTCAACGCTGGCGAGAACTGAGGGAGTTGGAGGGCCTGAAAAGTGACGCCATGGTAGCTGTATTTCTCTTGGACAG GTACTCTGCCTCCCGTCAGAGTAAGAGGGTTCTCTCTCCACAACAAGATCACAACACTGAGGGGAAACTCTGCAATGAGGCTAGTCTGCTAACAGAGGGAGTCCTGGACAGTGAGAAGGACATGTGTCCACCTGCAGAGCTGGAAATCCCTGTTGGATTAGACTCCTCAGAGGAGTCACAAGGCAGCAGAGAGgatggtgatgaagaggaggaagaagaagtggAAACTGCAGTGGAGAACAGAAATGAGATAGACGAAGAAGATACAGGAACTGAGAAAGATGAGTGTGACATGAATGAGAATGATGATGAGTGGGaaatggatgaggaggaggattgtgacatggatgaggaggatgatgaatgGGAaatggatgaggagggagacactGAGTCAGAGTGTGAAGTCAATGTAGTGAAAAAGGttaggaagagagtgagagataacgACAACCCCGACCAACCCTTAAGGAAAAGTTACGTCAGACATAAAAGGCCAGAGACGCTCTGTACAAACTGTGGGATTCTCTACACAACGATGAAGCACACATGCCTTCCCAACGAGAAGTTCCGCTGCTCTAGTTGTGGGTGTGTATTTAAAAGTGAAATGAATCTCAGCATCCACAGAAAAAAATGTAAGCGTTCCATTCATCCATGCACCTTCTGCTTTAAGCCTTTCAAAACACGAGAGGAAAAACATAACCACGAGACCAGCCACTCAGAAATACAGCCCTATCAGTGTACGGAATGCCCACAGACATTTTCTGACCGGCTGACAAGAAATCGTCATCTTAGAGAGCACCCGAAGAATATTAAGTGTGAAACCTGCCACAAGGAGTTCCGTGGACAATATAAGCTGGCGAGACATGAGCTGTCTCACAGCAAGGACAAGCCGTACAAGTGCCAG gtgtgtgatcgTTTGTTTGCTCAGGCCTCCCAGCTGAAGTCTCACACGCGCGTCCACACCGGGGAAAAGCCCTTCCAGTGCCGGCTCTGCCCAAAGACCTTCAACCATAACGTCAGTCTGAAGAACCACATCCGTCGCTACCACCAGGAGGAGAGCCGTGATGATCCGAGCCCTGCCCTAAAGGAACGGAGGGAGAGCAACAAGTACCACAGCCTAGACAATCAACTAGAGGACAGGACtgaacaggagagagacggaggactGGACATGAAGGTGAGCAGGTCTCTAACCCACAAAGAGCTCACCTTCTGGGCAGATCTGGATGTCCCACAGGGAGGCagtgatggggagggaggggagagaggtgaaggacaCAAACAGAAGAGGACACGGCAGAGATGTCTGTCCACTCGTCATGAAGAGCTTaaagaggattcagaggagaTGGTGAATGATGACTCTGATTTTGATCCAGATGAGGAGAGTGTTCCCAGTAAACAAACAAGGAAAGGAAGGGGTAGAGGGAAACTAAGGTAG